The Anas platyrhynchos isolate ZD024472 breed Pekin duck chromosome 1, IASCAAS_PekinDuck_T2T, whole genome shotgun sequence genomic sequence GGCTGGTCCCTGCCGTGGCTGCCCCCCTGGAGGATGGGGACGGGGCAGGGGACGGGGCTGCGTCGGGGCATGGGGtgagctgcggggctgcctgggtgtgaggggaaaggggatggcccccccaaaaaaggggattcccccccccaaagagGGGACACAGGCCCGGGGCTTCGCCTTCACCATCACTGCTGTAGgcaaaggaggctgcagcccctgctgcccccccagtGCCTCTGAAGACCCCCCCAGCCTCtgcagaccccccccagcctctgcagcccccccgccccTTCAGCCCTGACCTCCCCCtgcagcacggggggggggggttggagcCATGGGCACGGCACTGGTGggaccccctcggtgccccccggACCAGGAGGGGTCGCGGGTGGCCACGGGTGGTCCTGCGCCCTGCAAGGGCTGCgcgtgggggtgctgggggcaggggggggctcTGCACATGCATCTcaccccccccagctttccccCACCATCTGGGGCCAGGCAGGACCCCCGAgctgctctgtgccccccctgtgcccccctgccTGGCTCCTCGCTGCCTTGGCTGCGCAGCCGCTGCtcggctcgggggggggggctgggggctgggggctgggggctgggggcccccCGACAGCAGAATGTACAGTCCTGGACCAATAAACACTGCGCTGGTGCACGGGGGCTGCTCGCTGTCTGCTCCCCCCGTGGCGTTGCCCCCTTTGCCCTGCAGGTTCTGGGGAGGGGGCCAGGTGTGTGCAGCCCCAGGGGGGGGCTCTGTTGCCACCCAGCCAGTTCAGGCGGTGCTCACAGCTCTGCCCGGGCACATGGGGGGGGGCTTCGGGGTGGCCTCCCCCTGCTCGGTGCCTGCTGGCTGCGGGGGGGTCGTGGCTTTGCCTTGCGAGTGGCTTCAGCTTCTGCAGCACCCCCCGGGCTCTGcgccccctgcaccccacagcGCCCGGACCCCAACCCCCGGGTCCCCTCCTGGCTCCCCTGGgacgcccccagcccctgtAGGGCCATTGCCCcacaggacccccccccggctcaCCGTGGGGTGCATGGGGAGGGGATGTctgcgggcagggaggggggggcagagcccagccccacggggatgtggggtgggggccgggcggggggggcgcgtggggacggggacaggagCAGAGCGCCCACCCTGCCCTCCGTGCGGGCATGGGGacggagctgctgctgggggggggtgacCGGGAACGGGGGGGCTCCGGAGGACACTGCGAGCCCGTCGGGGGAACGTGCGGCCGGGACGGGacgccccctgccccccccccgggtcctGGGACCCCCACCTAACCCTGGGACCCCCTGCCCCGGGCGCGGAGCCCCACGGGGGGGCGCCCCGGGGCGCGCTGCCCCCGCTCCTCCCGGTCCCGTCCTGGTTATTTATAGTCCCCCCCCCGCGGCAGCAGCTGCCGGGGTTAccgggggggctccccccgggcCCTGCGGGGCGGACGAGCCCCGGTCCCGGCAGGTGCACGCGTGGGGCCGGGCCCTGCGCaaggcccccccccggctcccccccagCGCGGTGGCTCCACGCCGGGGCCCCCACGCAGCGGGACGGGGCCACGGGCGTGGGGgtgcggggagctgggggtccccggggggcGCCGGTCCCCTCCCGGCCGGGGGTCCGCGGGGAGGGGTCCCTCCGGGTGCCGGGTCCCcggtgaggggagggggggcgcgGGCCGAGGCGGGTCCCGGGGGAGGAGCGGCCGGGCGGCCCCGGCCATTTCGGGCCATGTTtcggggccgcccccccgcccGTGTCCGGTTACAGCCCCCCGGGGCGCGGCGCGGGGCGCACGGAGCCGCCGTCCCCGGGGCGCAGCGGGCGCACGGAGGCGCCGTCCCCGGGGCTCTGCCCCTCGCCGTTCGCACCCCCCGAGCAGGTACCGGGCActgcggggcgggcgggggcgcCCGCGGCACCCGGGCCTGGGGGAGGCCCCGAGGGGGGTCGGGGTCcgctcggggctgggggagccccggggcGCCGCCGAGCCGCTGCCCCCGGCCCGCACCGGGCCCCCTCCGGGGCCGTGCCCTCGCGCTGCTGCCGCTTGGGGACTGTCCGCCGGGCCCCCTTGTGTCCCCTGCGTCCCCTTGTGTCCCTCGGGGGTCCCAGGGGGCTCTGGGTACCCCTGTGCTGGCCAGCCCCTCTGTGCCCCGTCCCACTGCACCCTGTCCCGCTGCGCCCTGGTCCCACTGCGCCCTGGTCACTGCGCCCCGTCGGGTGACCCCATAGTCCCCAGGAGCCGAGCCCTGGGCAGGGCGCCCCGAGGGCTGGGCAGCTGGGGTGTCCCTGGGGTGTCCCCCAGGGTGTCCCCCGGGTGCCGCACCGCCCCGGTGACCGCCCCGGTGACCGCCCCGGTGACCTTGTGACGCTCGGTGGCTGCTGGGCGTGAGGAGAGGGCAGAGCGGCCAGGGCACGTGGGTCCCCCGGGGCCTGCGGTACGGGGtgtgctgtgccatgccctGCAGTGCCATGCAGTGCCATGCAGtgccatgcagtgctgtgcagtgctgtgcCATCCCCTGCAGTGCCGTGCAGCGTGCCATGCCGTGCAGAGCCCTTGCAGTGCCGCACCGTGCCGTACTATGCCCTGCAGTGCCGTGCCGTGTGGTGTGATGAGTTCAGAGGGTGCCATGCAGCTCGGTGCAGTGCGATGCAGTTTAATGCAACCCAGTTTaatgcagcacagcagggagcagTGCAGCCTCACaggccctgctgtgctgtgcagcgtGGTGCTGCGCTGTGCGCTTGGTGCCGTGCAGCCGGTGCCGTGCCCTGCGGTGCCGTGCCCTGCGGTGCCGTGCCCTGCGGTGCCGTGCAGCGTCGCACCCCAGCGCGGTGCCGCGCGGTGCCGTGGCAGCTGCAGGACTCCTGGCTCTCGCCGTGCTGCTGTTTGCCGTCAGCCCAAGGACGCCCTTGCAGAAGGGCACCTCCTGCTCacgcgccggggggggggcagctccgTGGCTCCCCCCATGCCACCGCACTGAGCCGGCTGTGCCGACACCAGCAGGAGCCTGCGCCCCACACAACAGCAGGGGCTCTGCCTGTGCACCCCGAGGGAGGGGACCCTGGGCACGGAGGGCCATGGGGGGGCCCAGCTTGTGCCATAGCCCCCTCCCCCAGAGCtccgggctgtggggacacgCGGTGTGGCATCAGGGGGCCGATGCTGCTGTGTCCCCCGTTCCCCACGCAGCCGGGTGCGCCGCGGGGGTGTGTCTGTGCGTCTGCCCCCTCGGCGGCGTGTTTAGGGGCAGCGGGACGGTGCCTGACCCTTCCCTCACTGGGCACCCATCCAGCCCCATGTGATTGGGACGGGGCCCCCCCCGCGGGCACGCGCACGTGGCTGCGGGGCCTGGCCAGGGCCGACGTGACGCAGCTCTCCTGGCAGCACCGCTGGCACGCAGCGTGACCGTCCCGGTGCACGGTGGCCCCGGTGACAccggggggggcgcagggggggcTGCGATGCCAGCAGCGTCATGGGGTGTTCCGGGTGGCGCCCGGCGCCACGGCACCGCGGAACCTGGCGCCCGGTGCCAGGTGTGGCCATCCCCAGGCACCATCCCCGCGCTCAGCCACCCCCGCGCGCCCccaggtgccagcagccccccaaGATGGCAGAAGCCCACCAGGCCGTGGCCTTCCAGTTCACCGTCACCCCCGAGGGCTTAGATTTCCACCTCAGCCGCGAGGCCGTCAAGCAGCTCTACCTCGCCGGCATCTCCTCCTGGAAGAAGCGCTTCGTCCGCGCCAAGGtgggcccggggggggctgcggggccgggtgGTCCCTGCCGCCCCACCACCAACGCCACCCTGACCCCCCTGTGCCCACAGAACAGCTTCCTGACCGGCGTCTACCCCGCGTCCCCCTCCAGCtggatggtggtggtgatggcCACCGCCGGCTCCTTCTACTGCCAGGTGGACCCCTCCATGGGGCTGATCGCCCGCATCCGCTGCTTCCTGCCTGAGAGGTGAGCGGGGGGGGCTCCACCCGGCCCCCAGCCTCTGGGCACCCCgcacagcccccccaccccatgggcATGGTGTCCCCAACGAGGGACCATGCCCCACGTCCCTCAGCTGCCCTATGGGCACGTCCCCCCCTGCCTGCAGTGTTCCCCGGGGGTCCCACCCCACAGGTCCCCCAACACCGTGAGCATGGCCCCAGCACGGGGACACCCCCCGGGACATCCCACCCGCatgtccccccagccccgtggtgCCCCCCACGCGGTCACGTCCCCACCTCAGCCCTCTCCGTGCTCCCCGCAGCCAACTCCTGAGCCCCGAGAGCCGGACGGTCGTGAGCGCCGTCCTCTTCTCCACCGGCGTCTGGCTGTCGGCCGTGCTGCTGTTCCGGCAGACGATGAGGCTGCTCCTGTCCTACCACGGCTGGATGTTCGAGCCCCACGGCAAGATGAGCCGCAGCACCAAGATCTGGGTGGTGCGTGCCACGTGCGCCTTCAAATTGCGCGTGTTCCACGGGGGCGCTGGTGTTGGGGACGGCACCGGGGAccctgggggctgctgtggggagggGGACGCATGGGCACCCCTGGCACCCCTCTGCCCTTGACCCCCAGCCTCTGCGCTGGCCCCGCAGGCGCTGATGAAGGTGCTGTCTGGCCGCAAGCCCCTGCTCTACAGCTTCCAGACCTCGCTGCCCAAGCTGCCCGTGCCCCCCGTGGAGGCCACCATCCGCAGGGTAAGGGCTGAGCAGCGCGGGGACGCGGTGACCCGAGCCCCCCGGGGACGGCGGTGACCCGAGCCCCCTGCCCGCAGTACCTGGAGTCCGTGCGCCCGCTGATGGACGACGAGAAGTACGGCAGGATGGAGGCGCTGGCCAAGGAGTTCAAGGAGAAGACGGCGCCTCGGCTGCAGAAGTACCTGGTCCTCAAGTCCTGGTGGACCACCAACTACGTGAGCCCAGCCCCGGGAGCGGGACGCTGCCGTGACCCCACGGCCTGGGGGTGGTCACCCCTCTGTGGGGTCCTGGGGCACGCAGGTtgttgtggggggggggggttatggggtggtcctgggcagcctcgTGCCACCCCTGTCCCTGCTCCTGTGTCCCATGAGAAGCTCCAGCCTTGGCCTTCCTCTGCAGCCCACCGAGCCCagaggagatggggatggggatggggacagggacatggggatggggatggggacagggacatggggatggggatggggacagggacatggggacgctgCCCCCCAGGGCAGCCTGGGGACCCCAACAAGGTCACTGTGGGCAGGACGGGGGGGTCCTGCACCGAGCCCCAgtgtggggagggcaggggctgaCCCCgctccctgtccctgctcctgCGGCTGGCCCCTTCCAATGTCCCCTGCCCCTGTCCCACGTCCCCTTCCCACTGTCTGTGTCTGCTCTCCCTGCACCTGCACGTCCCTGTCCAGCCACCTTCGCCCTGCTttgtcccctgtccctgtcccattCCCCCATCCCTACCCTTTGTCCTTGTCCATTGCCCCATCTGCccttcctgtccccatccccatccccatccccgtccctgtccctgtccctgcccgcGGTGACCCATCTCACGTCCCCATCCAGGTGAGTGACTGGTGGGAGCAGTACATCTACCTGCGTGGCCGCAGCCCGATCATGGTCAACAGCAACTACTACGCCATGGTGAGGGGGGTGGCGGTGCCACGGTGCCGTCCCCCGGCTGGGGACGTTCCCAGACCCGCACCGTGCCGGGCGGGGACCCCGTGCGCCCCCCCAGCCTGTCCCTTGTCCCCAGGACTTCCTCTACGTGACGCCCAGCCACGTGCAGGCTGCCCGGGCAGGCAACGTGGTGCACGCCATCCTGCTGTACCGCCGCAAGCTGGACCGCGGGGAGATCCCTCCCgtgagcaccggggggggcacggggtcTGGAGGGGGgcgtggggctgtggggcaggctgggggcacCGGGTGGGGGGTCTGGGGCACAGGAGGGAGGGGAATaatggggcagggctgggggcaagtgctgtggggctggcagggggtcAGGGGGCTGCAgtgaggctgggggctgcagagggcTGGGGTGGGAGCCCCTCTCGTTGCCCCCCCGCAGATGATGGCGCTGGGCATCGTGCCCATGTGCTCCTACCAGTCGGAGCGGATGTTCAACACCACCCGCATCCCCGGCAAGGAGACGGGTACGTGGCCGGCGGGGCCGTCCTGAGCCCTGCACACAGGGGggtgccccgggggggctcagccccctgccccccggGGTCCTGTGGTGCCTGGGGGGGGCCGCAGCGGAGCAATGATGCCCCCCCGCAGACACGCTGCTGCACTTGCTGGACAGCAAGCACCTGGCCGTGTACCACAAGGGCCGCTTTTACAAGGTGTGGTTGTACTACGGGGGGCAGCTGCTGAAGCCCCGGGACCTGGAGCTGCAGTTCCAGCGCATCCTGGACGACCCCtcgcccccccagcccggcgAGGAGCGGCTGGCGGCCCTCACGGCCGGGGACAGGTGCCCGGGGAGGGGGTGCAGGGCCAAGGGGGACCTGGGTGTCCCGCGGGGTGGTGGCAcctggggggtgctggggcatGGGGGGCATCGCCAGGTGCCCGCCCTCACCGCTGGGGGTGCCCGCAGGGTGCCCTGGGCCGAGGCGCGGGCCAAATTCTTCAGCCAGGGCAAGAACAAGGTGTCGCTGGATGCCATCGAGCGGGCAGCCTTCTTCCTGACGCTGGACGAGGAGGCGCACGGCTACAGAGCGGACCAGGAGGACTGCATGGACACCTACGCCAAGTCCCTGCTGCACGGGCAGTGCTACGACCGGTGGGCAGCCCTGGGTTCCCCCCCACCACAAGCCCCCGCACCCCTGGGACACCCCCCGGCACCGCGCCGCtcaccccgtgcccccccctgcAGGTGGTTTGACAAATCCTTCACCCTGGTGGTCTACAAGAACGGGAAGCTGGGCGCCAACGCCGAGCACTCGTGGGCTGACGCGCCCATCATCGGGCACCTCTGGGAGGTACCGGCTGGGGGGGGACCTGTGCCCCCGTGGGGCATCCCCCAAATGGGCACCTCTCCCTAAATAGGCACCCCCAAAATGGACACTGCCCAAACTGGCACCCCCAAATGGGCACTCCCCAAATGCGCATCCCCAAAATGGGCACCCCCCAAAATGGGCGCACACCCCCCCAAGCTGGGTATCCCACGTTGGGCATCCCCACTGGGCTCCCCCAGAAGTGGGCACCCCCCAGCTGGGCACCGTGGAGCTGGGCACCCCCCTCTGGGCACCTCCTTTGGTCCCCCCAAATCTGGGCATCCCCGGGCTGGGCACCACTACTGGGGACACGGGCTGGGCACCACCAtcctggggacacagcaagcTCCTGGGGGGGCGCAGGGGACAGCCTGGGGGGCAaatggggctgcaggagggctgtgtGTGGGGCCACGCTGGGGACGGGTTGGGGGGTGaatggggctgtgtgggggaggctgggggcacTGTGAGCCCGGTGCCCCCAGCTCagtccctgcctccccccagtTCATGCTGGCGACGGACAAATTCCAGCTGGGCTACACCGAGGGGGGGCACTGCGTGGG encodes the following:
- the CPT1B gene encoding carnitine O-palmitoyltransferase 1, muscle isoform — protein: MAEAHQAVAFQFTVTPEGLDFHLSREAVKQLYLAGISSWKKRFVRAKNSFLTGVYPASPSSWMVVVMATAGSFYCQVDPSMGLIARIRCFLPESQLLSPESRTVVSAVLFSTGVWLSAVLLFRQTMRLLLSYHGWMFEPHGKMSRSTKIWVALMKVLSGRKPLLYSFQTSLPKLPVPPVEATIRRYLESVRPLMDDEKYGRMEALAKEFKEKTAPRLQKYLVLKSWWTTNYVSDWWEQYIYLRGRSPIMVNSNYYAMDFLYVTPSHVQAARAGNVVHAILLYRRKLDRGEIPPMMALGIVPMCSYQSERMFNTTRIPGKETDTLLHLLDSKHLAVYHKGRFYKVWLYYGGQLLKPRDLELQFQRILDDPSPPQPGEERLAALTAGDRVPWAEARAKFFSQGKNKVSLDAIERAAFFLTLDEEAHGYRADQEDCMDTYAKSLLHGQCYDRWFDKSFTLVVYKNGKLGANAEHSWADAPIIGHLWEFMLATDKFQLGYTEGGHCVGDPDTRLAPPQRLQWDIPQECQAAIESSYRVAKALADDVDFCCFQFSDFGKGLIKKCRTSPDAFIQISLQLAHFRDKGRFCLTYEASMTRLFREGRTETVRSCTSESTAFVRSMGDAGQSRAERQRLFKLAAEKHQHMYRMAMTGAGIDRHLFCLYVVSRYLGVESPFLAQVLSEPWRLSTSQTPQQQLKMFDLDKYPDHVSTGGGFGPVADDGYGVSYIIAGENLITFHVSSKYSSPETDSKRFGRNIRQAMLDIAELFDVPAKKAAK